A genomic stretch from Armatimonadota bacterium includes:
- a CDS encoding zinc-binding dehydrogenase: MRAVRIHEHGGPEVLRIEEVPEPAVGPYDVRIRVRAASMNHLDLWVRRGLPGVRFPLPLILGCDAAGVVDSVGDRVSSVGPGDEVVVNPGVSCGHCRMCLSGRDNLCRAYAIVGEHRDGADAEWLVVPEANVVPKPAGLTFEQAAAFPLVFLTAWNMLVTHARVRPGEDVLVWGAGSGVGSAAIQIAKTHHARVIAVAGEDWKLERARELGADDVVNHRTQDVLEEVRRLTGRRGADVVFEHVGQASWETSIKALARGGRLVTCGATTGPVGQTDLRYVFGRALAIHGTWMGGKAELYELLPLVEQGVLRPVVDRVFTLSQIREAHTHLESGRHFGKVIVVP; encoded by the coding sequence ATGAGAGCCGTTCGCATTCACGAGCACGGGGGCCCGGAGGTCCTGCGCATCGAAGAAGTTCCGGAGCCGGCCGTTGGACCGTACGATGTGCGGATCCGGGTCCGCGCAGCGTCGATGAACCATCTCGATCTATGGGTGCGGCGGGGCCTGCCTGGTGTGCGGTTTCCGCTCCCGCTCATCCTCGGGTGCGACGCCGCGGGCGTCGTGGACAGCGTCGGCGACCGGGTGAGCTCGGTCGGACCGGGCGACGAGGTCGTGGTCAACCCCGGCGTATCCTGCGGTCACTGCCGGATGTGCCTGTCGGGGCGTGATAACCTCTGCCGCGCGTATGCGATCGTCGGCGAGCACCGCGACGGGGCCGACGCGGAATGGCTTGTCGTGCCCGAGGCCAACGTCGTGCCCAAGCCCGCCGGGCTCACCTTCGAGCAGGCCGCCGCGTTCCCGCTCGTCTTTCTGACCGCCTGGAACATGCTCGTCACGCACGCACGGGTGCGGCCGGGCGAGGACGTGCTGGTCTGGGGTGCGGGCTCCGGCGTGGGCAGCGCCGCAATCCAGATCGCAAAGACGCACCACGCCCGGGTGATCGCCGTTGCTGGGGAAGACTGGAAGCTCGAACGAGCCCGCGAGCTGGGCGCCGACGACGTCGTCAATCACCGGACCCAGGACGTGCTTGAGGAGGTGCGCCGCCTGACCGGTAGGCGCGGGGCCGATGTGGTGTTCGAGCACGTGGGGCAGGCCAGCTGGGAGACCAGCATAAAGGCGCTGGCGCGGGGAGGGCGGCTGGTGACCTGCGGAGCCACGACCGGACCGGTTGGCCAGACCGATCTGCGCTACGTCTTCGGCCGTGCGCTGGCGATCCACGGCACCTGGATGGGTGGCAAGGCGGAGCTGTACGAACTGCTGCCGCTCGTCGAGCAGGGCGTACTGCGACCGGTCGTCGATCGCGTCTTCACGCTGTCCCAGATTCGCGAGGCGCACACCCACCTGGAGTCCGGCCGGCACTTCGGAAAGGTGATCGTCGTTCCCTAA
- a CDS encoding molybdenum cofactor biosynthesis protein MoaE, whose translation MRVRVRLFASYRETVGSPSIDVHLDGEATPEAVWAALIRRYPALAGLATPAFAVNDEYAPANRPLRDGEEVALIPPVSGGDIYVAVQTGPISTDDLLERVRDPGAGAVVLFLGTVRQTARNDQRVVHLEYEAYERLARSEMERIARQIAERWPVLHAAIVHRTGRLGVGEISVAVAVSSAHRKDAFEAAKYAIDTLKVTVPIWKKEVWEGGAAWVGTDPVPGPAEGGV comes from the coding sequence GTGCGCGTACGTGTCCGATTGTTTGCGTCCTACCGAGAGACGGTCGGCTCGCCGTCGATCGATGTCCATCTGGACGGCGAGGCGACTCCGGAGGCGGTGTGGGCCGCCCTCATCCGACGCTATCCGGCGCTGGCGGGCCTGGCAACGCCTGCTTTCGCCGTGAACGACGAGTACGCGCCGGCCAACCGGCCCTTGAGGGACGGCGAGGAGGTGGCCCTGATCCCTCCGGTCAGCGGAGGCGACATCTACGTGGCGGTGCAGACCGGCCCGATCTCCACCGACGATCTGCTCGAACGCGTGCGGGACCCGGGCGCGGGGGCAGTCGTGCTGTTCTTGGGGACGGTGCGCCAGACCGCCCGCAACGATCAGCGCGTCGTGCACCTCGAGTACGAAGCCTACGAGCGGCTCGCCCGTTCGGAGATGGAGCGCATCGCCCGCCAGATCGCCGAGAGGTGGCCGGTGCTGCACGCGGCGATCGTGCACCGCACGGGGCGGCTCGGCGTCGGCGAGATCAGCGTCGCGGTGGCGGTGTCATCAGCGCACCGCAAGGATGCCTTCGAGGCGGCGAAGTACGCGATCGACACGCTGAAAGTCACCGTGCCGATCTGGAAAAAGGAAGTCTGGGAAGGCGGTGCGGCCTGGGTGGGCACCGACCCGGTGCCGGGTCCGGCCGAGGGCGGGGTGTGA
- a CDS encoding CehA/McbA family metallohydrolase has translation MHILDPYAVPGTDRRAQLHCHTTNSDGRYEPAEVVQKYRNAGYAFVAFTDHDRVTPAEGLSDRDFCTISGVERTIPKPVRPLGPHLSCLFVDVLPAGSGAQAVVEDVRRRGGVAGLNHPSWRGNLGSAGWSLRTMLQLRGYSFVEVWNVHSNSDEDTRRWAAAAAHHGPGHPIAPAAGDDLHVADQFDRAWVVVRVREVSAVALKEALIRGAVYASTGPTARFGVRDGRIVAQTDAATIRFLDHRGAIRREVAGPSAEYEPSPEDRFVRVECLGRSVGRAWSNIFWVLPAAGPR, from the coding sequence ATGCACATTCTCGACCCCTACGCGGTACCCGGAACGGACCGTCGGGCGCAGCTGCACTGCCACACCACCAACTCTGACGGGCGATACGAGCCAGCGGAGGTCGTGCAGAAGTACCGGAATGCAGGCTACGCCTTCGTGGCCTTCACCGACCACGACCGGGTGACGCCCGCCGAAGGTCTGTCTGACCGGGACTTCTGCACCATCTCCGGCGTCGAGCGTACAATCCCCAAGCCCGTGCGACCGCTGGGACCCCACCTGTCCTGCCTGTTCGTCGACGTGCTGCCGGCGGGTTCCGGCGCGCAGGCCGTGGTGGAGGATGTGCGTCGCCGGGGCGGGGTGGCCGGGCTGAACCACCCGTCGTGGAGGGGCAACCTCGGGTCGGCGGGGTGGAGCCTGCGGACGATGCTGCAGTTGCGGGGATACTCCTTCGTGGAGGTCTGGAACGTCCACTCCAACAGCGACGAGGACACACGGCGCTGGGCCGCTGCCGCAGCCCACCACGGTCCCGGTCATCCGATCGCGCCGGCGGCCGGCGACGACCTGCACGTGGCCGACCAGTTCGACCGCGCCTGGGTGGTCGTGCGCGTGAGGGAGGTCAGCGCCGTGGCCCTGAAGGAAGCGCTAATCCGCGGGGCCGTCTACGCGTCCACGGGCCCGACGGCGCGCTTCGGTGTTCGGGACGGGAGGATCGTCGCACAGACGGACGCCGCGACGATCCGGTTCCTCGACCACCGCGGCGCCATCCGCCGCGAGGTGGCCGGCCCGTCCGCCGAGTACGAGCCCTCCCCGGAAGATCGGTTCGTGCGGGTGGAGTGTCTGGGCCGCAGCGTGGGCCGCGCGTGGTCCAACATCTTCTGGGTGCTGCCGGCCGCCGGGCCCCGGTAG
- the acs gene encoding acetate--CoA ligase, which translates to MDGQGIQTQAGIEALLIEQRRFAPPAEFARRANMNDPRVYEEAARDPEAFWGRYAASELHWFRRWDRVLEWDVPWAKWFIGGQINISYNCVDRHVHTRRRTKAAIVWEGEPGDSRVLTYQDLHREVQRFANVLKGLGVQAGDRVTIYMGMVPELPIAMLACARIGAPHSVVFGGFSADALAGRINDATAKVLITQDGAWRRGQVVPLKQYADQAVANCPSIEKVVVLRRAGDRADVDMKSGRDVWWHEEMERASPSCEATPLDSEHPLFILYTSGTTGKPKGVLHTTGGYALGTHLTTKWVFDLKDEDYYWCTADIGWVTGHSYIVYGPLSNGATSVMYEGAPDWPDKDRYWRIVEKYRVNVLYTSPTFIRTAMKWGTEYPKRCDLVSLRLLGTVGEPINPEAWMWYHENIGGGRCPIVDTWWQTETGCILITPLPGLTTTKPGSATVPFPGISADIVDEQGNPLPPNAGGYLVLTRPWPAMLRTFWGDPDRYVQTYWSRFPGRYFTGDGARRDEDGYYWIQGRVDDVVNVAGHRLSNIEIESALVAHPAVAEAAAIGRTDPDKGQAVSAFVVLRAGYEPSDELRGALRDWVAQKISPIARPADIFFTADLPKTRSAKIMRRLLRDIAEGRALGDTTTLLDPSVVQQIKQRYVEEGKEEG; encoded by the coding sequence ATGGACGGCCAGGGTATACAGACGCAGGCGGGGATCGAGGCGTTGCTCATCGAGCAGCGGCGGTTTGCTCCGCCCGCCGAGTTCGCCCGCCGCGCGAACATGAACGATCCGAGGGTCTATGAGGAGGCTGCCCGCGATCCCGAGGCCTTCTGGGGGCGGTACGCCGCTTCCGAACTCCATTGGTTCCGCAGGTGGGACCGCGTATTGGAGTGGGATGTGCCGTGGGCGAAGTGGTTTATCGGGGGACAGATCAACATTTCGTACAACTGCGTCGACCGCCACGTGCATACCCGGCGGCGGACCAAGGCGGCGATCGTCTGGGAGGGCGAACCCGGCGACAGCCGTGTGCTCACCTACCAGGACCTCCACCGCGAGGTCCAGCGCTTCGCCAACGTCCTCAAGGGGCTGGGGGTGCAGGCGGGAGACCGGGTCACCATCTACATGGGCATGGTCCCGGAGCTGCCGATCGCGATGCTCGCATGTGCCCGCATCGGCGCACCGCACAGCGTCGTGTTTGGGGGTTTCTCCGCGGACGCCCTCGCCGGCCGGATCAACGATGCCACCGCAAAGGTGCTGATCACGCAGGACGGCGCCTGGCGCAGGGGGCAGGTCGTCCCGCTCAAGCAATACGCTGATCAGGCAGTGGCCAACTGCCCGTCGATTGAGAAGGTCGTCGTGCTGCGCCGCGCCGGCGACCGTGCGGACGTCGACATGAAGAGCGGACGCGACGTCTGGTGGCACGAAGAGATGGAGCGCGCATCCCCAAGCTGTGAGGCCACGCCGCTCGACAGTGAGCACCCGCTGTTCATCCTCTACACGTCGGGTACGACGGGCAAACCGAAGGGTGTGCTGCACACGACTGGGGGATACGCCCTCGGCACGCACCTCACCACGAAGTGGGTATTCGACCTGAAGGACGAGGATTACTACTGGTGCACGGCCGACATCGGATGGGTAACCGGCCACTCCTACATCGTCTACGGGCCGCTGAGCAACGGGGCGACCTCCGTGATGTACGAGGGCGCGCCCGACTGGCCGGACAAGGACCGGTACTGGCGCATCGTGGAGAAGTACCGGGTGAACGTCCTGTACACCTCACCCACCTTCATCCGCACCGCAATGAAGTGGGGTACGGAGTATCCGAAGCGGTGCGACCTCGTCAGTCTGCGGCTGCTGGGTACGGTCGGCGAGCCCATCAACCCCGAGGCGTGGATGTGGTACCATGAGAACATCGGAGGCGGTCGCTGCCCGATCGTCGACACCTGGTGGCAGACGGAGACCGGCTGCATCCTCATCACGCCGCTGCCCGGGCTGACGACGACCAAACCCGGGTCGGCCACGGTACCCTTCCCCGGGATCTCCGCGGACATCGTGGACGAACAGGGCAACCCGCTGCCGCCCAACGCCGGGGGCTACCTCGTGCTGACCCGGCCGTGGCCGGCGATGCTTCGGACGTTCTGGGGAGATCCCGACCGCTACGTGCAGACCTACTGGAGCCGGTTCCCCGGAAGGTACTTCACGGGCGATGGTGCCCGCCGTGACGAGGATGGCTACTACTGGATCCAGGGTCGGGTCGACGATGTCGTGAACGTTGCGGGTCATCGGCTGAGCAACATCGAGATCGAAAGCGCCCTCGTCGCCCACCCCGCGGTCGCCGAGGCCGCAGCGATCGGCCGTACCGATCCCGACAAGGGGCAGGCCGTCTCGGCGTTCGTCGTGCTGCGGGCAGGATACGAGCCGAGCGACGAGCTGCGGGGGGCGCTGCGCGACTGGGTCGCGCAAAAGATCAGCCCCATCGCGCGTCCGGCCGATATCTTCTTCACCGCGGACCTGCCCAAGACGCGCTCTGCCAAGATCATGCGCCGGCTGCTGCGCGACATCGCTGAGGGGCGGGCGCTGGGCGACACGACGACGCTGCTCGATCCCTCGGTCGTGCAGCAGATCAAGCAGAGGTACGTGGAGGAGGGCAAGGAGGAGGGATAG
- a CDS encoding acetate--CoA ligase — protein sequence MSEAVRGVSSLVPPQVRALDEHARADPARFWERVAEGLPWLSRWQTAFTQHGTSFRWFSGGLTNLARNCLDRHVASGRAGHAALVYANERGERRVYTYAQLLYEVERLAAALRGAGIRKGDRVTIYMPTCPEAIAAMLACVRIGAIHSVVFAGFGAGALGERIRASGSRLVLTADVAYRKGGEVRLKEIVDAALRESGGSVERVVVLQRTPDGVQLEPGRDVPWGTFLNGAAGQSGGFEPMEANEPAYILATSGTTAKPKLAVHTHGGYQVGIHAVGRWCFALRSDDVWWSTSDIGWVVGHSYIVYAPLLAGCTTVAYEGALDHPGPETPWRIVEEFRVTGVFTSPTAVRLLMKYGEDPALRYDRSSLERVFCAGEVLNPPAWEWLQKRVLDDRVPVIDHWWQTETGGPVIGNPYGIAMLPIKPGSAAIPLPGMEVAVMTPEGQVCGPGERGVLVIRRPFPSLTPMLWGEPERYAQDYWKRIPGTDVYFTGDAAQMDEDGYVWFAGRADEVIKIAAHRIGTVEVETAFLKHPVVAEAGVIGRPDELRGEVISAFVVLKQGHQPSETLRRELLETVRRELGPVAVVGEVNFVSMLPKTRSGKIMRRVLRSVILDRDPGDITTIEDEGSVEEARSAWCRMREEIGAAGKERG from the coding sequence ATGTCCGAGGCCGTTCGCGGAGTGTCGAGCCTGGTGCCGCCCCAGGTCCGGGCCCTCGACGAGCATGCGCGCGCGGACCCGGCCCGCTTCTGGGAACGCGTCGCTGAGGGTCTGCCCTGGCTTTCCCGCTGGCAGACGGCCTTCACGCAGCACGGCACGAGCTTCCGCTGGTTCTCGGGCGGGCTGACCAACCTCGCCCGCAACTGCCTGGACCGCCACGTCGCGTCGGGCCGGGCCGGGCATGCGGCCCTCGTCTACGCGAACGAGCGCGGCGAGCGCCGCGTGTACACCTACGCGCAGCTGCTCTACGAAGTCGAGCGCCTCGCCGCAGCCCTGCGCGGCGCCGGGATCCGCAAGGGCGACCGTGTCACGATCTACATGCCGACCTGCCCCGAGGCCATCGCGGCGATGCTGGCCTGCGTTCGGATCGGGGCCATCCACTCGGTGGTGTTCGCCGGTTTCGGCGCCGGCGCACTCGGAGAGCGGATTCGGGCCAGCGGTTCGCGACTCGTCCTCACCGCCGACGTGGCCTACCGCAAGGGCGGCGAGGTGCGTCTGAAGGAGATCGTCGATGCGGCGCTGCGCGAATCCGGAGGGTCGGTGGAGCGCGTCGTGGTCCTGCAGCGCACGCCCGACGGTGTGCAACTCGAGCCCGGCCGCGACGTGCCGTGGGGCACCTTCCTCAATGGGGCCGCCGGACAGTCCGGTGGTTTCGAGCCGATGGAGGCCAACGAGCCTGCCTACATTCTGGCCACCTCGGGCACGACCGCCAAGCCCAAGCTCGCCGTCCACACACACGGAGGCTACCAGGTCGGGATCCATGCGGTGGGCCGCTGGTGTTTCGCCCTGAGGTCGGACGACGTCTGGTGGTCGACTTCGGACATCGGCTGGGTAGTTGGTCACAGCTACATCGTCTACGCTCCGCTGCTGGCAGGCTGCACGACGGTCGCCTACGAGGGCGCGTTGGACCATCCGGGTCCGGAGACGCCGTGGCGGATCGTCGAGGAATTCCGGGTCACCGGCGTGTTCACCTCACCGACCGCGGTGCGGCTGCTGATGAAGTACGGTGAGGACCCGGCTCTGCGCTATGACCGCTCGTCGTTGGAGCGTGTCTTCTGCGCCGGCGAGGTGCTCAACCCGCCGGCCTGGGAGTGGCTGCAAAAACGCGTCCTCGACGACCGCGTCCCCGTCATCGACCACTGGTGGCAGACAGAAACCGGAGGGCCCGTGATCGGCAACCCCTACGGGATCGCGATGCTGCCGATCAAGCCCGGATCGGCCGCCATCCCCCTGCCGGGGATGGAGGTCGCGGTCATGACGCCGGAAGGCCAAGTCTGCGGCCCCGGCGAACGAGGGGTCCTCGTCATCCGACGCCCGTTCCCCAGTCTCACACCGATGCTGTGGGGCGAGCCGGAGCGGTACGCGCAGGACTACTGGAAGCGAATCCCCGGGACCGACGTGTACTTCACCGGCGACGCCGCCCAGATGGACGAGGACGGATACGTCTGGTTCGCCGGACGCGCGGACGAGGTGATCAAGATCGCCGCGCACCGGATCGGCACCGTCGAAGTCGAAACTGCCTTCCTCAAGCACCCCGTGGTCGCCGAGGCAGGCGTGATCGGCCGCCCGGACGAACTGCGCGGGGAGGTGATCTCCGCGTTCGTCGTCCTCAAGCAGGGGCACCAACCGTCGGAGACGCTCCGCAGGGAATTGCTGGAGACGGTGCGGCGCGAACTCGGCCCCGTCGCCGTCGTCGGCGAGGTCAACTTCGTCTCGATGCTGCCCAAGACGCGCAGCGGCAAGATCATGCGCCGCGTACTCCGGTCGGTGATCCTCGATCGCGATCCCGGCGACATCACGACGATCGAGGACGAGGGATCCGTAGAGGAGGCACGCAGCGCCTGGTGCCGGATGCGCGAGGAGATCGGCGCAGCAGGTAAGGAACGGGGGTGA
- a CDS encoding VC_2705 family sodium/solute symporter produces MRIHPEVYRVLIPSIAAYIAITVVLGAFNPRIAAGWMVIGSIFMYISIAYVARGTTAHAMYVAERRIPPVVNGAATAADWMSAASFLSMAGAIALLGYDGLPYIIGWTLGYTIHAFFIAPYVRKSNTWTVPDLVETRAGGYGPARVIAVIMLFITSLTYLTAQLVGAGVVFSRFLGIPAQIGVFGALFGMGIYAASGGWKSITWTQFAQYIVLIIAYLGAVFIVASMLGLFKPLPWFGYGDLIQSLQSREAQFGQTPWTTPFAKPLGGASGQVNWILSALLLMLGTIGLPHILMRSYTTPTASAARLSVGWALFFIGLLYCTAPMYAAMARHAFSGLWGRPIAEVQAVPWVAKFLPTGLIRIEDANADGILQPVELSFHGDIVVIGMPDMWDLAWWIAPFVAVGGLAAALSTADGLLMVMTTGVTRDIYHRFINPNVSEQQEIRLTRILVMVLSVLASFLAFLAINDPRFAFYVALLVGWAFVFAAASFTPAVVLGTFWKRLNRYGIIWGMVAGMATALPYVLAVGVFGAPPWSLFGQPIGTLAWGCIAFAVNLVVSVIVSLITQPEGRAVMQFVDRMRLPDLAHMPAVAGGSDGGEEARGSSSAT; encoded by the coding sequence ATGCGGATCCATCCCGAGGTCTATCGCGTCCTGATCCCGAGCATCGCCGCCTACATTGCGATCACAGTCGTCCTCGGGGCGTTCAACCCCAGGATCGCCGCCGGCTGGATGGTGATCGGATCGATTTTCATGTACATCTCGATCGCCTACGTCGCCCGCGGCACGACCGCACACGCGATGTACGTCGCCGAACGGCGGATCCCGCCCGTCGTCAACGGGGCCGCCACCGCCGCGGACTGGATGAGCGCGGCGAGCTTCCTATCGATGGCCGGTGCGATCGCGCTGCTGGGATATGACGGTCTGCCCTACATCATCGGCTGGACGCTCGGCTACACGATCCACGCCTTCTTCATCGCACCCTACGTCCGCAAGTCCAACACCTGGACGGTGCCCGACCTGGTGGAGACCCGCGCCGGCGGCTACGGACCGGCGCGGGTTATCGCGGTGATCATGCTGTTCATCACGTCGCTCACCTACCTCACCGCGCAGCTGGTGGGCGCCGGCGTGGTCTTCTCGCGCTTTTTGGGTATCCCCGCGCAGATCGGCGTGTTCGGAGCCCTGTTCGGCATGGGCATCTACGCCGCCAGCGGCGGCTGGAAGAGCATCACGTGGACGCAATTCGCGCAGTACATCGTGTTGATCATCGCCTACCTCGGGGCGGTGTTCATCGTCGCCAGCATGCTCGGCCTGTTCAAGCCGCTGCCCTGGTTCGGTTACGGGGATCTCATCCAGTCGCTGCAGAGTCGCGAAGCTCAGTTCGGACAGACCCCCTGGACCACGCCGTTCGCTAAGCCGCTGGGGGGCGCTTCGGGTCAGGTCAACTGGATCCTCTCCGCTCTGCTGCTGATGCTGGGCACCATCGGGTTGCCGCACATCCTCATGCGCTCGTACACGACGCCGACCGCGTCGGCGGCGCGCCTCAGCGTCGGCTGGGCGCTGTTCTTTATCGGCCTCCTGTACTGCACCGCGCCGATGTACGCGGCGATGGCCCGCCACGCCTTCAGTGGCCTGTGGGGTCGTCCGATCGCGGAGGTTCAGGCGGTGCCGTGGGTGGCGAAGTTCCTTCCGACGGGGCTCATCCGGATCGAGGACGCCAACGCCGACGGGATCCTACAGCCTGTCGAGCTCAGCTTCCACGGCGACATCGTCGTGATCGGCATGCCCGACATGTGGGATCTGGCCTGGTGGATCGCTCCGTTCGTGGCGGTCGGCGGCCTGGCGGCGGCCCTGAGCACCGCCGACGGCCTGCTGATGGTCATGACGACCGGCGTGACGCGCGACATCTACCACCGGTTCATCAACCCCAACGTCAGCGAGCAGCAGGAAATCCGCCTGACCCGGATTCTCGTCATGGTCCTGTCGGTCCTGGCAAGCTTCCTCGCGTTCCTGGCGATCAACGATCCGCGGTTTGCCTTCTACGTCGCCCTGCTGGTCGGCTGGGCGTTCGTGTTCGCCGCCGCCAGCTTCACGCCCGCAGTGGTTCTGGGAACATTCTGGAAACGGCTCAACCGCTACGGGATCATCTGGGGCATGGTCGCGGGCATGGCCACAGCGCTCCCCTACGTGCTGGCAGTGGGCGTCTTCGGTGCCCCTCCGTGGTCTCTGTTCGGTCAGCCCATCGGCACTCTCGCCTGGGGCTGCATTGCGTTCGCGGTCAACCTGGTCGTGTCGGTCATCGTCTCCCTGATCACCCAGCCGGAGGGCCGGGCGGTGATGCAGTTCGTCGACCGCATGCGCCTACCCGATCTGGCGCACATGCCGGCGGTGGCGGGTGGGTCCGACGGCGGGGAGGAGGCGCGCGGTTCGTCGAGCGCGACGTAG
- a CDS encoding DUF4212 domain-containing protein, translated as MAKTVEHPEEHLPDDLKSWYWQRLVRITFWFFLLWSVIAVWWHIPAPHAWRNVLIFGNMPLHWYLAAFMSIWVGVAMIFVYHVAMSRVERGLRERALEEWERLPDDVRLELGAAGTPSGASHEP; from the coding sequence ATGGCGAAGACCGTCGAACATCCCGAAGAGCATCTGCCCGACGACCTCAAGAGCTGGTACTGGCAACGCCTGGTCCGGATCACCTTCTGGTTCTTCCTGTTGTGGAGCGTGATCGCCGTCTGGTGGCACATCCCGGCGCCGCACGCCTGGCGGAACGTCTTGATCTTCGGCAACATGCCGCTGCACTGGTACCTGGCCGCGTTCATGAGCATCTGGGTCGGTGTCGCGATGATTTTCGTCTACCACGTGGCGATGAGCCGGGTCGAACGCGGCCTGCGCGAGCGGGCCCTGGAAGAGTGGGAACGGCTGCCCGACGACGTCCGGCTCGAACTCGGTGCGGCCGGGACGCCCAGCGGCGCGAGCCACGAGCCGTGA
- a CDS encoding histidine kinase: MLRVAAASAALLTVLETIVLYSMVRADPLSLAVAVGLFNAVLAVVVGRLSMAHLGYHGKRSAAALGGISDPLTVLREGLNRETARETVRMLAQLDNVRGVVVAERQEVLASEGPAFEDPQVVEVVRQVLRDVRSRGGAVRRALSGVAVVAAPLVYRRDVLGALGFVVSGNGESVNEVARAAEVFARLLAMQLALAQMDQQARLAAEAELRALQAQINPHFFFNTLNTVVSYMRDDPEMARRLLLRLADLFRMNMQLGGQIIPFADEYQYIRDYLFIEQARFRDRLRVTYDIDPQVLKVGVPALSVQPLVENAVRHGIAPKNGPGTLEIRARLDLLLLRVHITVRDDGVGMPPERVEEILHGHPGEAMPRSVRGGVALANVRERLRRLYGDACSLEIESTPGRGTTVHLRLPMR; encoded by the coding sequence ATGCTCCGGGTCGCGGCGGCCAGCGCGGCGTTGCTGACGGTCCTCGAGACGATCGTCCTCTACTCCATGGTCCGCGCGGATCCGCTTTCCCTCGCGGTGGCGGTGGGACTGTTCAATGCGGTACTCGCCGTGGTGGTGGGACGTCTGAGCATGGCCCACCTCGGCTACCACGGCAAGCGGAGCGCCGCCGCGCTGGGCGGGATCTCGGACCCGTTGACGGTGCTGCGAGAGGGGCTGAACCGGGAGACTGCGCGAGAGACCGTCCGGATGCTCGCGCAGCTGGACAACGTCCGCGGCGTCGTCGTCGCCGAGCGCCAGGAGGTGCTGGCCTCCGAGGGGCCCGCCTTCGAAGACCCGCAGGTCGTGGAGGTGGTGCGGCAGGTCCTGCGGGATGTCAGAAGCCGCGGCGGCGCGGTGCGCCGGGCGCTGTCGGGGGTGGCCGTGGTTGCGGCGCCGCTGGTCTACCGCCGAGACGTCCTGGGAGCGCTCGGGTTCGTGGTCTCGGGGAACGGCGAGTCCGTGAACGAAGTCGCGCGGGCGGCCGAGGTGTTCGCGCGGCTGCTGGCGATGCAGTTGGCGCTGGCGCAGATGGACCAGCAGGCCCGTCTGGCCGCCGAGGCGGAGTTGCGGGCGCTGCAGGCTCAGATCAACCCGCACTTCTTCTTCAACACGCTCAACACCGTCGTCAGCTACATGCGCGACGACCCGGAGATGGCCCGCAGGCTGTTGCTGCGCCTGGCGGACCTCTTTCGGATGAACATGCAGCTGGGAGGGCAGATCATCCCGTTCGCAGACGAATACCAGTACATCCGCGACTACCTCTTCATCGAGCAGGCGCGCTTCCGGGACCGGCTCCGGGTGACCTACGACATCGATCCCCAGGTGCTCAAGGTGGGCGTGCCGGCGCTGTCGGTTCAGCCTTTGGTGGAGAACGCGGTGCGGCACGGCATCGCGCCCAAGAACGGGCCCGGCACGCTGGAGATCCGTGCTCGCTTGGACCTCCTGCTGCTGCGTGTGCACATCACCGTGCGGGACGACGGTGTCGGGATGCCGCCGGAGCGGGTGGAGGAGATCCTGCACGGTCACCCCGGCGAAGCGATGCCGCGGAGCGTCCGGGGTGGGGTCGCGCTGGCCAACGTGCGGGAGCGCCTGCGGAGGCTGTACGGTGATGCGTGCAGCCTCGAGATCGAGAGCACGCCCGGCAGGGGTACTACGGTGCACCTCAGGCTACCCATGCGGTGA